Within Streptomyces albofaciens JCM 4342, the genomic segment CACCGCCGCCGGTAGGAGGAAGACGGTCCCCGCGCCCAGTACGGACATCCCCAACGTGTCCTGAAGCGTCAGCGGGACCACGAACAACAGCACCACGGTCGCCGCGTTGCCGACGGCACCGGCTGAAGTGAGAGCTACGTACGGGCCGTTACGGAACAACGTGTGGTCGGCCAATGGCGCGCGCGACCGGCGCTCGGACCGTACGAACAGCACCCCGAGCACCAGTGCGCCCGCAGCCCAACCGCCTGCGTCCCACCACGTCCCCGCGCTCTCCAGGGCCATCGCCGAACAGGCAGGCACCCCGGTCCCCAGGACCAGCCTGCCCCAGCCCACCCGGCCCGTCCGCCCCATCCGGCCCGTCCGTTCTGCCTGCTCCGTCCGGTCCGTCCGGCCCATCCGGCCTTCCCCGCCTGTCCGGCCTTCCCGGGGACTCGTCCCGTCCTTGGACCTTGGAGCCCGCCGGGCGCACAGCACCGCCGCCCCGCACAGCGGCACATTGACCCAGAAGACGGCTCGCCAGGACACGGCCTCGGTCAGCGCCCCGCCCACGAAGGGACCGCAGGCCGTCGCCAGACCGGCCAGGCCCAGGGCGTATCCGGTCGCGACGCGCGCCCGCCCCGGCGGGAAGGAACGTGTCAGCAGGGCCAGCCCCACCGGCATGACCAACGCCCCGCCCACGCCCTGCACCACATGGGCCGCCACCAGGAACGGCAACGACGGCGCCAGCGCGCACGCCGCCGACGTACTGCCGAAAAGGGCCAGCCCCAGTACCAGCAGCCGCCGCCTCCCGAACACATCGGCCAGCCGCCCGGCGGCCGGCATCAGCGCCCCGGCCGCCAGCAGGTACGCACTGATCACCCACGGACCCGCGGCCGCCGAGGCGTGCAGGTCCCGGCGGATCACCGGCAGCGCCATGTTCAGCGCGAAGGCGTCCAGCTGGACACAGAACCCACCGATCGCCACGGCCGCCACGGCCCACACCCCACGGCCACGCTCACCACCACTCTCACCACCGCGCTCGCCACGCCCCTCGCACATCCGGTACACCGGCCCACCTCCCGCGCCGCGCGGGTCGGCGCGGCGCATCACATACGGAAGAAAAAGGTGCAGGTGGGGGATTGGGCGTGCCGGAGACGGGGCAAAGACGTGAGGGTGCTTACGGGCACCCAGCGGGCCCGAACTCGGAGTTCCGGGCTCTCACGGGATATCGCCCGAGGGCACGAGAAGCGACGCCGTCCTGGGACGCCGCTGGAGCGGTCCGCACATCGTGCGCCGCGCGAGCCGTCCGTACGGTACGGCCGGCCGATGGCGTACAGCGGACGTTCAGCGATCGTTGATCTTTGATCTTCATGCTGGTCCGCATGTTGCGCCGTGTGATCTCCGAGCATGCAGAAACGCCCCGGGTACCGCAAGAGCCCCCGGCGTCCCCGTCCCCGATAGCCCTCACCTGGCACGGCGAGCCGGGACGTCACGAGGAGCTGACCCACACCATGCTCATGGGCCAGGCCAAGCGGGCCGCGGCGGCGCTGGCCAGGCTCGGGGTGCGGGCCGGTGACCCGGTGGCGGTGCATCTGCCGCTGGTGCCGGAGTCCGTGATCGTCACACTCGCCTGTGGACGGCTCGACGCCGTGCGCATGACGCTGCCGGTCTATCTGACCGTGCCGGAACTCGCCGCCCGCACCCGGGAGTCCGGCGCGAAGGTGGTCATCACGGCGGACGCCGCGTTCTGGGACGGGGCGGTACGGCCGGTCAAGCCCGTACTGGACCGCGCGCTGCGGCGCGGCTGCCCGCAGGTACGGTCCGTGCTGGTCGTGAACCGCACCAGCCGCCCGGTGTCCTGGACCGCGGGCCGCGACCACTGGTGGCACGAGGCCCTGGCCGCCCGCTGACCCGCACACGGCGCTCCGGCTCCGGACGACCGTTTCCCGGCTCCGGACCACCGACTTCCGGCTCGGGACGACCGCTGCCCGGTTCCGCTGAGGGCCGATGCTCCGACGGCCGTACCCTGGAGGGGTGAGTACCACCCCTGAACCCCGGCCCGAGGCGCCGGCCGCGTTGATCTTCGATGATCCGCTGAGCCGCCCGTCCTCGGACGACACCGACCGTGGCTGGGGCGAGCGCCCGGCCGGCAACGACAGCGCCGCCGATCTGGCGCGCTTCCTCGACGAAAAGCCGCCCCACCACCTCTGACCGAGGCACCGGGGCGGCTTCGCCGCGGGACCGGGGCCGGAGCCCCTTACCGCTGCTACAGCTGCTACGGCTGTTACTGCTGCGTCTTCTGTGTGACCACCGAGCCGGCGCCACCATGGCCCGAGCCGCTCACCGACCCGCTCACCGAGCCGTTGCGCTGCGCGACGAGCGCGTCGCGGATCTCCGTCAGCAGCTCGACCTCGGTCGGGGCGGGCGGAGCGTCGTCCACCGGCTTCTTGGCCTCCTGGCGGGCCTTCCACTTGTTCATCGGCAGGATCATGAGGAAGTACACGACCGCGGCGGTGATCAGGAACGTCAGGACCGCGCTGAGCACCGATCCCCACAGGATGTAGATGCCGTCGGTGTAGTCGCCCGTCTTGGCGTCCGTGTGGCAGGTGGTCAGACAGGCCTTGTAGTGGTCGAGGTTCTGCGAGCCCAGGGCGCCGACGATCGGGTTGATGACGCCCTTGACCACGGTGTTCACGATGTTCGTGAACGCGGCTCCGACCACGACCGCCACGGCGAGCTCGATCACATTGCCGCGCATCAGGAATTCCTTGAACCCCGCGAGTACGCCCGTCTTCCCGCTCACCTGAAAGCCTCTTTCCACACTCACTACGAACCGTGCAACGAACAGCACCGCAACCTACGGCAGGGCAGGGCGCGGCTGTCCAATCCCATGACCTGAACCGGTGAGCGGACAGAGCGTCCGTACGGATCGGCGCCGCGTCGTTCCGG encodes:
- a CDS encoding MFS transporter gives rise to the protein MAAVAIGGFCVQLDAFALNMALPVIRRDLHASAAAGPWVISAYLLAAGALMPAAGRLADVFGRRRLLVLGLALFGSTSAACALAPSLPFLVAAHVVQGVGGALVMPVGLALLTRSFPPGRARVATGYALGLAGLATACGPFVGGALTEAVSWRAVFWVNVPLCGAAVLCARRAPRSKDGTSPREGRTGGEGRMGRTDRTEQAERTGRMGRTGRVGWGRLVLGTGVPACSAMALESAGTWWDAGGWAAGALVLGVLFVRSERRSRAPLADHTLFRNGPYVALTSAGAVGNAATVVLLFVVPLTLQDTLGMSVLGAGTVFLLPAAVMAAAGPVAGRVPPHAAEQVMAASLGLAGAALGVLAALQPAPFGAVPVNAVLGGDSLLVLLPAATVAAAALGLAGALVLTATQAVVPPHRVGEASGLTKCAITVTAGLGLAPAGSAPVAALLGAAAGCATACLALLVRRRKRQRR
- a CDS encoding AMP-binding protein; this translates as MLRRVISEHAETPRVPQEPPASPSPIALTWHGEPGRHEELTHTMLMGQAKRAAAALARLGVRAGDPVAVHLPLVPESVIVTLACGRLDAVRMTLPVYLTVPELAARTRESGAKVVITADAAFWDGAVRPVKPVLDRALRRGCPQVRSVLVVNRTSRPVSWTAGRDHWWHEALAAR
- a CDS encoding MscL family protein — protein: MRGNVIELAVAVVVGAAFTNIVNTVVKGVINPIVGALGSQNLDHYKACLTTCHTDAKTGDYTDGIYILWGSVLSAVLTFLITAAVVYFLMILPMNKWKARQEAKKPVDDAPPAPTEVELLTEIRDALVAQRNGSVSGSVSGSGHGGAGSVVTQKTQQ